A genomic segment from Polyangium mundeleinium encodes:
- a CDS encoding RCC1 domain-containing protein encodes MNHRFYRPRWLGPLVLLAGACGVDSSGMGAGGDGGGQAASPASEETAEAREALTAGAGSLGDCNGNPARCAAVSLAAGYFHTVALKSDGTVWAWGYNNLGQIGDNTTTERLTPVPVDGLSGVTAVATGVEHTVALKADGTVWAWGRNYEGELGDNTTTNRLTPVQVSGLSGVAAVATGNYHTVALKSDGTVWAWGRNYEGQLGDNTTTDRLTPVQVSGLSGITAVTAGHTHTLALKSDGTVWAWGRNFFGQLGDNTTTDRHKPVKTSSLSGITAVAAGASHSAALKSDGTVHAWGRNVSGQLGDGTATDRRTPVKTIGIVGVVAVVTGYDHTLALKSDGTVHAWGDNLRSQLGDGSTSDKHLPEQLNLSDITAVAGGYAHSVVLTSDGTVWTWGYNLHGQLGDATTVNHSTAVQTSGLSLFSMCGAMAACDVGTGACVTAPMPNGTACNDGNACTQVDTCQSGTCAGASPVMCAASDQCHVAGTCNPATGVCSGNPSKPNGTSCNDGNACTQTDTCQSGTCIGASPVTCVAPDQCHDAGICDVATGLCSTPAKADGAGCDDGDACTQTDTCQNGMCTGANELVCPPVGECEVGLCNPVNGVCSPIPKPDNTPCAGGVCLAGVCQIEGPTSSSSATGTGGGGGGGGSATGSGGGGGSGGSGTGSGGGGGSGGSATGTGGGGGSGGSATGTGGSGGSGGSATGTGGMMATSTTTGAGAGGSAGEIPSSESGCGACVVGGGSANGAPWIGLGLLLALRRRRQSARVGARP; translated from the coding sequence ATGAATCATCGATTCTATCGACCGCGGTGGCTCGGGCCGCTCGTTTTGCTTGCGGGCGCCTGTGGCGTCGATTCCTCGGGGATGGGCGCAGGAGGCGACGGGGGCGGGCAGGCCGCGAGTCCGGCGTCGGAGGAGACGGCCGAGGCGCGGGAAGCGTTGACGGCGGGAGCGGGCAGCCTGGGTGACTGCAACGGGAATCCGGCGCGCTGCGCGGCGGTGAGCCTTGCTGCGGGCTACTTCCACACCGTGGCGCTGAAGTCGGACGGCACCGTCTGGGCCTGGGGATACAACAACCTCGGTCAGATCGGGGACAACACCACCACCGAACGACTCACGCCTGTGCCTGTGGACGGGCTGAGCGGCGTCACCGCGGTCGCGACGGGCGTCGAACACACCGTGGCGCTGAAGGCGGACGGCACGGTCTGGGCCTGGGGGCGAAACTACGAAGGCGAGCTCGGCGACAACACCACCACCAATCGACTCACGCCCGTGCAAGTGAGCGGGCTGAGCGGTGTCGCCGCGGTGGCGACGGGCAACTACCACACGGTCGCGCTGAAGTCGGACGGCACGGTCTGGGCCTGGGGGCGTAACTACGAAGGCCAGCTCGGCGACAACACGACCACCGACCGACTCACGCCCGTGCAAGTGAGCGGGCTCAGCGGCATCACCGCGGTGACGGCGGGCCACACACACACCCTCGCGCTGAAGTCGGACGGCACGGTCTGGGCCTGGGGGCGAAACTTCTTCGGCCAGCTCGGCGACAACACGACCACCGACCGACACAAGCCCGTGAAAACGAGCAGTCTGAGCGGCATCACCGCGGTGGCGGCGGGTGCAAGCCACAGCGCGGCGCTGAAATCGGACGGCACGGTCCACGCCTGGGGGCGCAATGTCAGTGGCCAGCTCGGGGACGGCACGGCCACCGATCGACGCACTCCGGTGAAAACAATTGGAATCGTAGGCGTGGTCGCGGTGGTGACGGGCTACGACCACACCTTGGCGCTGAAGTCGGACGGCACGGTCCACGCCTGGGGGGACAACCTCAGAAGCCAGCTCGGAGACGGCTCGACCAGCGACAAACATCTGCCCGAACAGCTGAATTTGAGTGACATCACCGCGGTGGCGGGGGGCTACGCGCACAGCGTGGTGCTGACGTCGGACGGTACGGTGTGGACCTGGGGGTACAACCTCCATGGTCAGCTTGGCGACGCTACGACCGTCAATCACAGCACGGCTGTGCAAACGAGCGGACTCAGCCTCTTCTCGATGTGCGGCGCCATGGCGGCATGCGACGTGGGGACGGGCGCATGTGTCACCGCGCCGATGCCGAACGGGACGGCATGCAACGACGGCAATGCTTGCACACAGGTGGACACGTGCCAGTCGGGCACCTGCGCCGGCGCGAGCCCGGTGATGTGCGCAGCGTCCGACCAATGCCATGTCGCGGGCACCTGCAACCCCGCGACGGGCGTGTGCTCCGGTAATCCGTCGAAGCCCAACGGCACGTCGTGCAACGATGGCAATGCCTGCACGCAGACGGACACGTGCCAGTCGGGTACGTGCATCGGCGCGAGCCCGGTGACCTGCGTGGCACCGGACCAATGCCACGATGCGGGCATCTGCGATGTCGCGACGGGCCTATGCTCCACACCGGCAAAGGCCGATGGGGCGGGATGCGACGATGGCGACGCGTGCACGCAAACGGACACGTGCCAGAATGGGATGTGCACCGGAGCCAACGAGCTTGTCTGCCCGCCGGTGGGCGAGTGCGAAGTTGGGCTCTGCAACCCGGTCAATGGGGTGTGCTCACCGATCCCCAAGCCGGATAACACACCTTGTGCAGGCGGGGTTTGCCTCGCCGGCGTGTGCCAGATCGAGGGACCGACGTCGAGCTCGAGCGCGACCGGGACCGGCGGTGGCGGCGGTGGCGGCGGCAGCGCGACCGGGAGCGGCGGTGGCGGCGGTAGCGGAGGCAGCGGGACCGGGAGCGGCGGTGGCGGCGGCAGCGGCGGCAGCGCGACCGGGACCGGCGGTGGCGGCGGCAGCGGCGGTAGCGCGACCGGGACCGGCGGGAGCGGCGGCAGCGGCGGCAGCGCGACCGGGACCGGCGGGATGATGGCGACGAGCACGACCACGGGTGCAGGCGCAGGCGGTAGCGCCGGGGAAATCCCGTCGAGCGAGAGTGGCTGTGGCGCCTGCGTCGTCGGGGGCGGCTCGGCGAACGGAGCCCCCTGGATCGGTCTTGGGCTCTTGCTCGC